The proteins below come from a single Branchiostoma floridae strain S238N-H82 chromosome 5, Bfl_VNyyK, whole genome shotgun sequence genomic window:
- the LOC118416828 gene encoding apolipoprotein D-like, protein MEKLVAFVIFSCAVSVVQGQVFNWGKCPDVPVKFNFSVEAYLGRWFEIARFPTIFEKGLKCVQANYTLLEDSTIQVVNQGRKKCCGDETKAVGVAWAPDPAEPAKLAVRFSRFMPAGPYWVLDTDYDRYSVVWSCVNLFWGVARLELTWILGRERQLDEYKLRDIVYELTKYKIDAAKFKWTDQDNCNGTVPTAPVPLDNDPSSNVVYEEGYWIHPKIF, encoded by the exons ATGGAAAAGCTCGTGGCGTTCGTCATTTTCTCCTGTGCCGTCTCGGTGGTTCAAGGTCAAGTTTTCAACTGGGGCAAATGCCCAGACGTACCGGTCAAGTTCAACTTCTCCGTGGAAGCGTACCTGGGCCGCTGGTTCGAGATCGCCCGCTTTCCGACCATCTTCGAGAAGGGCCTGAAGTGCGTTCAAGCCAACTACACACTTCTTGAAGACAGCACTATACAG GTCGTGAACCAAGGCCGGAAGAAGTGTTGCGGAGACGAGACGAAGGCAGTCGGGGTAGCCTGGGCCCCGGACCCTGCGGAACCGGCCAAGCTTGCAGTCCGGTTCAGCCGGTTCATGCCTGCCGGCCCGTATTGGGTGCTGGACACAGACTATGATCGGTACTCCGTGGTGTGGTCCTGTGTGAACCTATTCTGGGGAGTGGCTAGGTTGGAACTGACCTGGATTCTGGGAAGGGAACGCCAGCTGG ACGAATACAAGCTGAGGGACATCGTGTACGAGCTGACCAAGTACAAGATCGATGCGGCCAAGTTCAAGTGGACGGATCAGGACAACTGTAACGGGACCGTCCCAACTGCACCCGTCCCGTTAGATAACGATCCTTCCAGCAACGTAGTGTACGAGGAGGGCTACTGGATCCATCCCAAAATCTTTTAG